From the genome of Symphalangus syndactylus isolate Jambi chromosome 13, NHGRI_mSymSyn1-v2.1_pri, whole genome shotgun sequence:
ttttttcagacagagtctcagtcaggctggagtgcagtggcacaatctcggctcactatcacctccacctcccaggttcaagcaattctcctgcctcagcctcctgagtagctgggattacaagtgtatgccatcacgccaggctaatttttgtgtttttagtagacagggtttcaccatgttggccaggctagtctcgaactcctgacctcaggcaatccgcctgcctcagcctcccaaagtgctcggattatatgagccaccacacccagaaccTCAGACTTTTTAAACCATCATCTAACACCTATTTCTCCTTCTGGTGTCTGACTTATAATTGTCTCATGGGCCAATCTCTAACCCTCCCTCTGTAACACAACCTCAAGACTTTTTCCTGAGATCTAACCTGCATGTCTCTCGTTAAAGGGGTCTGGGGTATGACGAGGAGCCTGGAACCTTTCCCCACAAAACCATTCCCCTCTtcattcatgtttcttttttctttctttttctgagacagagtctcactctgtcacccaggctggagtgcagtggtgcaatcttggctcactccaacctccacctcccagtttcaagtgagtctcctgcctcagcctcctgagtaactggcattacaggcgcccgccaccatgcctgcctaatttttgtatttttagtagaggcggggttttatcatgttgaccaggctggtctcgaactcctgacctcagctgatccacccgccttggcctcccaaagtgctgggattaccattCATGTTTCTTCTCCAGAGACCAAGGACAGGCCACAACAAGATGAGTACAGCGTGCTCGTGGCCAGCATGTTGGAGCCAGCAGTGGTATATCGGTGAGGGGGCCTGAGACACATGGGTGTGGTCTAACCTTGTTTCTTTACACTGTGGTCTAACCTTGTCATTCTCCACAGTAAGTTCCTCTGGGTGGATTACCCAGAGCTGGACAAGTAAAGATACTTGTGACCCAGGGGCGGGGGCTGTGAATATTGAACTCTAGACTTGTAGGGAATATGttgaggctgggggtgggagcagAGGTGCCCTTGCCCCCTGGAGTGGATGTCGTAGGTGTGCTGGCAAATGGTTAATCACTGGCTATGCACGAGGAATGCCCAGGTATGTAGCATTTACCAGAGTTTCCAaagtgtaaatactcccaccacgGTGGCTTTCAAACCATGAACGTGATTACGTGGGAACATTTCCCAGTCAGCTCTCAGAAGCAACTATAGCCAGCTCTGGCACCCCTCTAGGGGTGGTGAAGGTGTCCAGGCCAGGGCCAAGCCCTCTTCGGGCTCCATGAAGGCAGCGTGGGTGTCTAGATTGAGGACACGTGCGTCTGAATCCCCAGATGGGACACTGTGGCTTTCCATTTGGGAGTGAGATGGTCCCCGAGGTGAAGGGCTTGAGTGCACAGGTTGACCCCTTGCTGGGTCTATGAATATGGCCAAATCTGAGATGATGTTGTCTAGGCTTCCGGAGGACCAGTGTGTCTAGGCTTGAGAAGGGAAGCAGTACCGGTACCCAGCTTAGTGTCCGCCAAGGGTGCTGGGCACTGCAAACTGACCCCAGTCTATCTGCTGCATTTGGGACCCTCAGGGACCTGCTGAACCGGGGTCTTGAAGACCAGCTTCTCCTGCCCGGCAGTGACCAGTTTGACAGCGTCCTCTGCGGCCTGGTCACCGATGTGGATTTGGATGGGCGGCCAGAAGTCCTGGTGGCCACTTATGGACAGGTGGGACCTGACAGTTGGAGTCACTACCCACTGGCCTCCCTCCACTGTCCCCCCCATCAAcctgtgtgacctgattcttcacCCCTGCAGGAACTGCTGTGTTATAAGTACCAGGGCCCGGAGTCGGGGCTTCCTGAGGCCCAGCATGGGTTCCGCCTGCTGTGGCAGCGGAGCTTCTCCAGTCCCCTGCTGGCCATGGCTCACGTGGACCTGACCGGGGATGGGCTGCAGGAGCTTGCCGTGGTCTCCCTGAAGGGCGTGCACATCCTGCAGGTAACCCCAGCtcttggggtgggaggggagtcGACCTCAGCAGTTTCAGGCAGGGGGTGCAAGCCCCctcctgggggagggaggaacTCATTTCGGGGAGGCAGTTCCTGCCGGCCAGGACAACTCCCAGGAGAAAGGGGCAGCTGTGAGCACTCACAGCAGCTGGGGTGGGGGCACTGGCCTGGTGaaggagatttatttatttatttattattttatttttttttttatttttattttttttgagacggagtctcgctctgtcgcccaggctggagtgcagtggcgcaatctcggctcactgcaagctccgcctcctgggttcacgccattctcctgcctcagcctctccgagtagctgggactacaggcgcccgccaccacgcccggctaatttttttgtatttttagtagagacggggtttcaccgtggtctcgatctcctgacctcgtgatccgcccgcctcggcctcccaaagtgctgggattacaagcgtgagccaccgcgcccggcctattattctattttttgagacagagtcttgctttgtcacccaggttgtagtgcagtgacttgatctcagctcactgcaacctccacctcccagattcaaacaattctcatgcctcagtctctcaagcagctgggattacaggtgcacgccaccacgcccagctaatttttgtatttttagtagagatggggtttcaccatgttgcccaggttggtctcgaacttctggcttcaagccatccgcccacctcggcctcccaaagtgctaggattacaggtgtgagctaccacaccccagcctttttttgttttgtttttttcgtttgtttgtttgtttttgagacagagtcttgccctgtttcccaggctggagtgcagtttcccaggctggtgtgcagtggtgtgatctcagttcactgcagcctccaccttccgggttcaactgattgtcctgcctcagcctcccgagtagttgggatgacaggcgcctgccaccaagcctggctaaattttttttttttttttttttttttttctgagacggagtctcgctctgtcgcccaggctggagtgcagtggcgcaatctcggctcactgcaagctccgcctcccgggttcacgccattcttctcctgcctcagcctctccgagtagctgggactacaggcgcccgccaccacgcccggctaattttttgtatttttagtagagacggggtttcaccgtggtctcgatctcctgacctcatgatccgcccgcctcggcctcccaaagtgctgggattacaagcgtgagccaccgcgcccggcctggctaaattttatattCCTTCTAATCTCACTTCCTTACATTTGGGTCTAGGCTTTGTCCCTCCCACTA
Proteins encoded in this window:
- the KPTN gene encoding KICSTOR complex protein kaptin isoform X4; its protein translation is MWSVLQDGPISRVIVFSLSAAKETKDRPQQDEYSVLVASMLEPAVVYRDLLNRGLEDQLLLPGSDQFDSVLCGLVTDVDLDGRPEVLVATYGQELLCYKYQGPESGLPEAQHGFRLLWQRSFSSPLLAMAHVDLTGDGLQELAVVSLKGVHILQHSLIQASELVLTRLRHQVEQRRRRLQGLEDGAGAGPAENAAS